The sequence below is a genomic window from Sander lucioperca isolate FBNREF2018 chromosome 6, SLUC_FBN_1.2, whole genome shotgun sequence.
GACAGGAAGTATGACAGGCTGTTGTGCACAAACATTGACGCTTCACAAATTCCACAGTGGAGCAGAATACTCTTCTACCCTACTGGTGTGTtagttgacaaaacaatctttAAATGTCAACTGGACTCACCATGATTTTACTGTTCTCCTCTTTATCTATGTATTGGTCACTGAACATGTGGCAGGAACCCAACACTGCCAGTTTGCCAGCCTCCTTCATAAGATATAAGACATCTTTCAAAATCATCTCACAATTGCACGTACGTTTGATATGGTCTGGAAAGGAGTATAAAAACTACATTGTGCCTCTGACCTTTCCTCGATGGAAGGCCAGGACAGGCCTGTTGAGGGGGAAGCAGACGGAGCCAGTTGAAAGAACAGCCACAGCAGGCTTCATCACACTCAGTGTGGCACCGTACGGGTACACAAATGTGAGAGCCctacaaaaataaagacagaaaagcaTGTGttcaaaacacaaaatgcagtCCTTAATGTAGAAGATAGGAACATAAAAGTAAATCATTTACTGTGCATTGTTTCCAACATTTTCATCTTCAATGTTGCCCGTGACCACTTTGCCAGCAGCCCGACTAATCTCTCTAAacaagaaaaagacagaaaattgTGACTCAGCTTAATAACTTATCTATTTAAGAGCGAGTACATTCATAAAACTACATTTGGATGCATACATACAGGCAGCCTGGGAGTTATTGGAATATAAAGTATACAACGGGTGTGTTTGTATAAGATGCATGCTGTAATGACAAACCTGTTCAATACACCATTGGACACAAGCGCCTCCTTAGGATGGAAGTATTTGTAATACACATTCCTCACAACAGCATCTGCAGCAgtgatggagagaaagaaaacggACATTATTCAATACAAttgtaacaaaacaaaaaaacataagcaTATATGATGccaactgtcttttttttttttacagatttaaATATGCACCATTGTTGACCATGATTCCAAACTCCTCCAGGAGAAAGTTGATATTGGTGTCATATTTCATTTCTCCTCCTTCGCCGAGCATGACCAGGACATTTCCTCCTCCATCCAGGTAGTGCTTCAGTACCtccagctatatatatatataaaaatgggACAACACTGTTAAAACATGCTTGTGTGTGCAGAATTTAAAAGTAGCAAAGTAAAAGTTCATTTTAATGTGGCTGGTAAGCTGCCTACTTCTACTATCTCTCATGCCAAGAGCTGTTATATTGAAATCAACAAAACATGTTGGTTATTTTTCACTTGAAAATGCTagcttttttccctctttttttgaTACATCACCTCTGATGCTGTGAACTTCTCCCTTGGGCCTGCAGTTATCCACAACTTGACGCCCTTCAGCTTCTCCAAAGACAGCTCTTCCTTCATACTAGGGGAGACAGCATTTACTTTTACAACTAAGGGTTTTCTCACTGCGATAATATGGAACATGTTGTAGTTCAAAGCCAAAGCAAGTAACGTTAGCCCTAGACAGCAGAGATGGTTAGCTAGTGTTAACAGTACTAAAACCTTACCTTTGGATTTTCCATTGAGCTCTTAGTTTTTTCTGCATGGATTTGTATCCGTTATTCGTAGTAAACAGCTCTCTTTTCGAAACATTGAAGACGACAACGTTGTGCTGTTCCTTCTCCATTCTTTATTATGTTCACTCACCAAAGTTGGCTCTTATTTGCATCCATACACCTAGAAACAGGTTGTTACTCCAAGTTAGATTTACTTTGATTAACTACGAACTGACCTTGACAGTTAATTCATAAGCGTTACTATCTTAGGTAAAAAAGATTGAGTTAGCACGATTATTCAGTGGCTGTACGTAACATTTACGTGAATACttaattataattaattaatagttaaTATTAGCTAACTTGCAAAGGTTAGTTAGGTAgtaaacgttagctagctagttcgtCACTGAAGTAACGTTAACGGGTCCATCGTTGGACGCTAGCATACTGTTAGCAAacatgctagctagctatagtTTTGTTACGTTACATTAGCCATGTAGCTAGCTGATGGCTTAGGCGTCGTTACCTTACGTTAGCGTTCGAAGTTTGCTATTAGTGTTTCTTTTCTAGCCATTTAATTAAAGAGAGATCCTAACATTAATGCCCTAGTTACCTCACAAACTCTCCTAGCAGTGATGCATGATGGGTAAAAAAGTGGTAACCAAGGGCGCTAACCACATAACAACCAAGGAGTGTTGCAGGGGATGGGTGAAAAAAACCGAACCCATgaattttattcaatattaaataaataggtTAAATAACTAGCTATGCATATAAAAATACATCCTGAAATGAATACATGAGGCAATACATGTATGCATAAATagttgtttatttaaaaaatataatctaAACCTATGGGACAGCTGCTGGTAATTACATGTGCTAGACAGGCATACAAACGAAAAATGTTGGCTAAGTTTCTACTTTGACAATTATAATTTTTGGTCACCTCTTTTCACAACTAATCCAAGCCagttgttctattatttgcttttgttgttgacCATATATTTGTTTGATGCCTTTCCAAAAGTGTGATCATACAAATGGCCATGCTCACCTCAAGAATTACATCCAAGTCCTTGCAGTAGGATTTGGTCATGACATTGTTGAATTTCACATGATCacatcaatacattttttattagtCACATGAAATCGTATAAGGTACAATTCTAGTGTAATGACATATGAGCAtgaataaatatgcaaagtgaTGGAATACATTTTGTGTAACCCTTTGGCTGTGAGAAACTTGTAAACACATCCCATCTAACTAAATGGGAGACCTTCATTTATTATAACCTTTTCATTTTTTGAccagaaataaattgttttgctttttttttttaataaaaaaaaaatcattattatattaaaatctgtgtttttaaaaatcaaaacaataacaGTTAAAATAAATCTTATAAATGTGCTTATAGTTTGCTGGGCTCTGTGACTGGTTTCACTCTCAGGACCCCCTCCTGGGAACAGGAGGCAGCCAGCACCCCGTCTCTTCTCCACAGTCGGCCTTGAACCAGTCCCCTGCTGCCCCCTGTAGGACACAACCCGCATGGTAGTCACATTCATGTCCAAGCTTGTTGACAAGGACAACTTTGTAAAAGTAACTCATTGATGATTAATGCATCCACACTAACAAATAGATTAAAGAAATCATTACTtgaccaatacagaaaagaatagaCCGAAACACAGGAATGGAACTGTAATGTAAAggtattgttgtatattgttgtaAGTTACTGTAAGACCTGAAAAATggtatgctgtatttgcatatctatttgttttgtaataatgTGATATTGTGAAGTAGGGGCCAGaccaaataagctatttgcttccgcctgctccttctcaaactaatacttttttatttttttgttaaattctgattgtttgtgttttattttgtggttttaattttaaattttttttcttcttttgcaacattgtcgattgttcgagataaataataaaattaaatgaaatgaaaatgaaaatatagaTTTTCACACAATTATCTGTGTAGTGAATATGACAAACACATTTTAGCTTCCTATATCTGCAATTGTTAAGTTGTTGTTGATGTGATAAAACTGAGTTTAGTTAACATCTGGATGAAATCTAATTGAACTTCATCAAAACTACCATGTACAACAGACCACTGTGAAAGCATCTGTGGCTAGATAAATCAACAACCGAAAcactataaatatataaaattgcATGTGCAGATATGTAGCAAGTGTGACCTCCATTACTTGTAggcccttttcttttttttaagattattttttgggggctttttccctttattacaagtgacagtggatagacgtgaaagggggagagagatgggggatgacacgcagcaaagggcataCTCTGAAACGTTCATTTGTGTAACACAGTGAAAAAGTTATGGGTCTTGAAGTTCCTGTAGTGGAAAAAAAGCCTATTT
It includes:
- the ift52 gene encoding intraflagellar transport protein 52 homolog gives rise to the protein MEKEQHNVVVFNVSKRELFTTNNGYKSMQKKLRAQWKIQSMKEELSLEKLKGVKLWITAGPREKFTASELEVLKHYLDGGGNVLVMLGEGGEMKYDTNINFLLEEFGIMVNNDAVVRNVYYKYFHPKEALVSNGVLNREISRAAGKVVTGNIEDENVGNNAQALTFVYPYGATLSVMKPAVAVLSTGSVCFPLNRPVLAFHRGKEAGKLAVLGSCHMFSDQYIDKEENSKIMDVVLQWLMADNIQLNQIDAEDPEITDYTMLPDTGCLSEQLRVCLQEGDENPRDFTSLFDMSLFNLSTDTLPQVISAYMQLNVKIEPLQLITPQFETPLPQLQPAVFPPALSDLPPPMLDLFDLDETFSSEKVRLAQLTNKCTDDDLEFYVRKCGEILGVTPKLHKDQRDAKHILEHIFFQVVEFKKLNQEHDNDTEAPFTL